Proteins from a genomic interval of Danio rerio strain Tuebingen ecotype United States chromosome 4, GRCz12tu, whole genome shotgun sequence:
- the LOC137489733 gene encoding uncharacterized protein isoform X3, whose amino-acid sequence MAFIKEESEDVKIEETFTVKQEDQQEQTNLIEENERKEEEHHVKIEEKTNLQTDGILKRRDKNRFTSTQCGKILASKSKLKIHMIIHTGEKPFTCTQCGKSFNRSSHLDQHIRIHTGEKPFTCTQCGKSFRQSSSLYKHMRIHTGEKPFTCTQCGKSFSQSSNFNLHMRIHTGEKPFTCTQCGKSFNYLSQLDQHKWIHTGEKPFTCTLCGKSFNKSSHLNQHLRIHTEEKPFTCTQCGKSFGRIFCLKIHMRIHTGEKPFTCTHCGKSFRQSSSLNQHMRIHSGEKPFTCT is encoded by the coding sequence acctaattgaagagaatgagaggaaagaggaggaacatcatgtcaaaattgaggaaaaaactaatttacagactgatggtattttgaaaaggagagacaagaatcgtttcacctccactcagtgtggaaagattttggcaagcaaaagcaaacttaagattcacatgataatccacactggagagaaaccattcacatgcactcagtgtgggaagagtttcaaccgctcatcacaccttgatcaacacataaggatccacactggagagaaaccgttcacgtgcactcagtgcgggaagagttttcgccaatcatcatccctttataaacacatgaggatccacactggagagaaaccatttacatgcactcagtgtgggaagagtttcagccaatcatcaaactttaatctacacatgaggatccacactggagagaaacccttcacatgcactcagtgtgggaagagttttaactacTTATCACAACTTGATCAACACAAGTGGATCCACAcgggagagaaaccattcacatgcactctgtgtgggaagagtttcaacaaatcatcacaccttaatcaacacttgaggatccacactgaagaAAAACCATTCacgtgtactcagtgtgggaagagttttggaagaatTTTCtgtcttaagattcacatgaggatccacactggagagaaaccattcacatgcactcattgtgggaagagttttagacaatcatcatcccttaatcaacacatgaggatccacagtggagagaaaccattcacatgcacttag